From the genome of Prionailurus bengalensis isolate Pbe53 chromosome D1, Fcat_Pben_1.1_paternal_pri, whole genome shotgun sequence:
GTAGGTGCAATTCAATGTTATGTAAAAAGTGGAGGAGATAAAATCGTGTGCGTGCATGACACCAATGTTAGATGAAAACACGCAAAGCAAAACTCCCTTAAGCAGGAAGTGGTGAAAAATACCTTGAAAAATAGTTTacgagggagggaaacagagttATGAAAAGAGAAGTTTGGAATACATATGGGGCAGAGATTCGTTATAAACATTGTGGTTGAGGCCAAGTAGTGGGGGAATTCCTATTTTCTCCTAGTGATCCTATAAACCAATAAAAGGGAATTTCTTCCACCTCTCAGAAGTATCAGGAAAAAGTGCCTTCCAAAATTGCAACCCGCCTCacataaagaaaagggaaatacagttgactcttgaacatgGGGTTTAGGGATGATGGCCTCCCACACAATCGAAAATTTGAATATACCTTTCACTTCCCCAGCACTTAACTACTGAGAGCCTACTCCTGACCAGAAAGAAGCCTTACCGACAACATAAACAATcaattaacacattttgtttatacactgtatatactgttgtattatatactgtccatttataataaagtaagctagagaaaagaaaatgaacagagaaaatacttttacaCAACTGTGTTGCATTTACTGAAGACCATCTGTGTCAGGGGACCTgagcagttcaaacccatgtaaTTCAAGGTTATTTTATTGATGGGAGGACCTGACTCTGCCTTCCAACTCCTCCCGTAGGTGATATAAACATATTGAAATTCACCACTTGGATTAGGTTAAGCCATAAACCAGCTGAGTTAAAACAGAAATTCATTCTATCACAGTTCTGCAtgccagaaatccaaaatcaaggtgttgggaaGGCTATGCTCCCTCGGAGAGTCGAGGGGAAAACCCTTCCTCTTGTCTTCCAGCTTCTCGTGGCTCCAGGTGTTCCTGGGCTTGTGCTGCGTAAGTCCAGCCTCCTGCCcccttcacatggccttctccccttttccctgtgtcttctttctcttagGACACTtgccattggatttagggcccacctacATAATCTAAGATTATCTCTTTATTTCTGCAAAGAtcccttttccaaataaagtcaccttCACAGACCATGGAGTTTAACTAGGTGCATACCATGTAGTGGGTCACTATTCAACCCACCACACCATCCTTGTGTGTGTCCTGTCCCTTTTTTCTCTCAGGCCAGCCCGCCAAAAGATTGAGAAATTAAATTGTTACTAATCTGAACTAGACTGTTTtaaattaagatgttaatttTAATCTCCAGAGTAACCGCTAAGAAAATAActtatacaggggcgcctgggtggctcagttggttgagcgtccaacttcagctcaggtcacgatctcacggtccgtgagttcgagccccacgtcgggctctgggctgatggctcagagcctggagcctgtttcagattctgtgtctccctctctctctctgaccctccccgttcatgctctgtctctctctgtctcaaaatgaataaacgttaaaaaaaaaattaaaaaaaaataaaaaagaaaataacttacaaacatagagcaaaagaaacaacaggagaATTAAAACAGTGtatgaaaaaacatttaacagaaaagaaggcaggaatggagggagggaggaacaaaaaagacacaagaaaatagCAAAAGGGCACATGTAAATTCTACTTTATCAgtgattatattaaatgtaaatagacttaATGTTCCAATGAGAAGACATAAAGTAGAAgtatggataaaaagaaaaaagatccaaCACTATTATGCCTTCAAAAgatacattttaggggcgcctgggtagctcagtcagtttagcgtctgacttcagctcaggtcatgatctcacggttcatgagttcgagccccatgtcgggctctgtgctgacagctcagagcctggagcctgctttggatccagtgtctccctctctctctgcccctcccctgctcacactctgtctctgtctctctctcaaaaatacataaagattaaaaaaaattttaaagatacactttatattcaaaaacacaaataggttgaaaggAAAAGGATGGAAGAAGACGTTTCATACAAGTAGTAACTAAAAGAGAGCTGGGGTGGCTATACTTTTATAGGctatataaaatagattttaagacaaaaattgtggggcgcccgggtggctcagttggttaagcatccaaccttggctcgggtcatgatctcaaggtttgtgggtttgaacccacatcgggctctgtcctgacagctcagagcctggagcctgctttggattctgtgtctccctctctctctgccccctcccgtgtgcattctgtccctctctctctctcaaaaataaataagcattattaaaaaaaaaaaaagacaaaaattgttaCTAGAGACAAAGggaattttataatgataaaagggtgaCTCCATCAGGAAAATGTAACAATTATGAACATACATGTACATAGCAGCAGGgtcccaaaatatatgaaacaaaaggtacagaattgaagggaaaaataaaaaatgtaacaataGTTGGAGGCTTCAAtacccccattttcttttcttttcttttttttttgagcactttaaggacattttatttatttatttttaaatatagtttattgtcaaattggcttccttacaacagccagtgctcagcCCAACGAGTGggctcaatgcccatcacccactttcccctctcccgtgccccccataaaccctcagtttgttctctgtaattaagagtctcttatggtttgcctctctccctctctgtttgtaactttttttctccctcccctcccccatgatcttctctgttaagtttctcaggatccacatatgagtgaaaacatatggtatctgtctttctctgactgatttatttcacttagcataataccctccagttccatccacgttgctgtaaatggccagatttcattctttctcgttgccaagtagtattccactgtttatataaaccacaatttctttatccattcatcagttgatggacatttaggctctttccataatttggctattgttgaaagtgctgctataaacattggggtacaagtgcccctatgcatcagcatgcctgtatcccttgggtaaattcctcacagtgctattgctgggtcatagggtagatctatttttaattttttgaggaacctccacactgttttccagagcagccgcaccagtttgcattcccaactaCAGTACAAGAGGGtacccgtttctccacatcctcaccagtatctatagtctcctgatttgttcattttagccactctgacctgtgtgGCTAAAATGgccttgatttgtatttccctgatgatgaattgagcatcgtttcatgtgtcaattggccatctggatgtcttctttggaaaagtgtctattcatatcttctgcccatttcttcactggattatttggttttttggatgtggagtttggtaagttctttagagattttagatattagccctttatccgatatgtcttttgcaaatatcttttcccattttgtcagttgccttttagttttgttgtatCCTTTGAAAtacagaatgtttttattttgatgaggtcccaatagttcatttttgcttttaattcccttgcctttggagatgtattGAGTCAGAAAtagctgcggctgaggtcaaagaggttgtttcctgctttctcctctagggttttgatggtttcttgtctcacattcaggtctttcatccattttgagtttatttttgtgaatggtgtaagaacgtggtctagtttcattcttctgcaggtctcccaggaccatttgttagagactgtcttttttccattggatactctttcctgctttgtcaaagattagttggccatacatttgtgggtccaattctgggttctctattctattccattgatctatgtgtctgtttttgtgccaataccatactgtcttgatgattacagctttgtagtagaggctaaagcctgggattgtgatgcctcccgctttggttttcttcttcagtattactttggctattcggggtcttttgtggttccatacaaattttaggattgtttgtgctAGCTTTGAGAAacatgctggtgcaattttgattgggattgcattgaatgtgtagactgctttgggtagttcAATACCCCATTTTCAATAAGGGATAGAATGCTTAGGCAGACCATCGACAAAACCAACAAGGAACTAGATGACTTGAACACCACTATAAACCAAGTAGATCTAACAGACATCTGGAAAATACTACCACTATAATACTACCACTATAATACTGATCCCAGTGGgagtagaatacacatttttctcaaatgcacatggaacattctctaggaaaGATCATCTATTTGGTCATAAGAGGAGCTTCAGTAAATTGAAagagattgaaatcatacaaagtttgttctatgaaataaaatttgaaataagtgACAAAAGGAAATTGGGGAAAATAGCAAATATGTGTAAATTAAGCAACATCCTCTTCAGTAACCAAagagtcaatgaagaaatcagaaGATAAATTAGGAAGAACTTTggaataaatgaaacaagaacccaagataccaaaatttatgggatgcagctaaGGCAGTTTTAGGGAAAGTCTTATAGatgtaaacatattaaaaaagaaaaaagagctctTACATTTCTACCTTAAAACCCTGGAAAAAGAAGAGTTCCTGTCTAGCTCTGAGCATTTGTGAGTCCATGATTTTACTATCCCTTGCTTCTAGCCCAGAGCAGGAGTGCTTAAATgccaaaatgtgaaaagaaagggGAAGCTGTGTGGCATTTGCCTCAGAGCTATCCTCAGGGCCCCCTAGTGGCCTTGTCTGTGAACCACAAGCAGAATCATGGAATTGACAACCTTCCGACTGAGACTACAGCCCTAACCCCGCAGTCCAAAAGCAGAGGGTCTTTTGGAAAAGGAGGATCCTGTTCCCTCTCTCAAGGTAACAACTCCCAGCCAGAGGCAATGTTCACAGCATTTACCTAGAgtaaccgccccccccctccccgccccattGCTCTGCACAGGCTGCTGCACAGGCTGCTGCTAGATGTATTTGGGGCCTGCTTATTGTCACTGTTCATAAGCAAAGATGAAGGAGTTCTCTCATGCCCAATAGGTGTTGAATCTTCAAAAAATTAGTGCTGAGAGTAATGGCCTATCTTTGTGGGGTGGCCTAGGTTAGGGCCAGGCTTAGCCTGGGGCCAGAGGCTAAAGGTCATGGCTAATCTCagactggggctggggtggggctgaaaCTGTCATCAGAAAGCAGGCCTTTCCTCCATCCTCAAGGAAATCCTCTGACCTGAACTCTGTGGGCCTAAGGCCTGCCTAGTGCTACAGAATTCAGCCTCTGTTGCCCCTTGAGGGTATCTCCTGTTGCCGCCTGGCCTCCCGCTCACTCTGGAGACATCAACTCTCCTGCCTTTCCAAGCCAAGCCCCATTGCAGACCCATCTACCACCACATCCTCCTTCAACTCGGCAGTGCTGTTTCCCCTGTCTTTGTTTGCTGCTCTTCCCTGCATTTCCTTCCTGGCCAACTTCTAGTCACCTTTCAAATCCCAGGTTGACATTGAGGTCCCAGTTCAATCAGGCATGCCATGCTGTATGCACAGAGGAGCAGTCCTTgaagtggatgaatgaatggcaaAGAAACTTAGGTGGTGGGAAAGTTGGAATGAGGTCATTTGGTCTCACCTAAGAGGGGTTCCCAGCTGCGTAGTACTCATTGAATCAAATGGAATTGGAACAGAGAGAGGTGGCatcttgggggacctgggtgtgGCATGAAATCATTAAAGCAACAGCAGGCTAGCTCTCCCTCCTTGTGGTATAACTGAGGCCAGAGGCAAGGAACATGGCTTGAGTGATCCACGGAGGACCCTTCTAGTTCTGCCATCTCAGGACCTTAAAAGTGGACAGTAACCCTCTGCCACACACAGTAGACAGCTGTGAGGGGGCTCCAAGGACCCTTGCCTCTAGGCATTCATTCAGTGTATCATCCTCTTGAGTGTGAGTTGGATCTAATGGGgagaatatggcaaaagtgacaAGATATCACATCCGAGATGAAGTTATAAGAGAACGTGACTTCCaccttgcacactctctctctggctctttctgcttactctctctgatgaagccagctgccatgttgtgttCCATGAACTACTCCATGGAAAGGCCCATGTGGCAAGCAAGCAAGAGTGGCCTCTGGGCAATAGCCAGTGAGGAAGTGAATGTTGCCAACAGCCGCGTGAATGACCTTGGAAGTGGGTCCTCCCCTGGTCAAGCATGAGGACGACTGCCGCCTGTCTGATTATCTTGACTGTAGCCTTGCGAGAGGCCCTGAGGGAGAGGGTTCTGCTAAGCTATATCTCGGCTACTGACTCTCAGATTGTGTGGTGGACCCAGTGTTGTGTGAAGCCACTGTGTTGTGGAGTCATTTGTTACGCAGGAAAAGATAACCAATACTACCATATGGCGTGTAGACCACGTAGACCAAAGGAGCAAGGGGGAAGGCTTGGCAGGGAGCCCAGATGGGACCATAGCCTCCCCAAGTGTCAGGGGCAAGATGCAGGTGAAGTCCCAGCAATAACTCACAGAGAACTCTCGTTTTCGTTTATTCGTTTTGGAATTTACAAAAGTGTGACATGGGACAATCATCTCAtcaagagaaaacagaacacaCAGAGGGGCTGGGTTTCTTCCCTGGTTCCTCCCCTCTCAGAAAGGCACAAATATGTGAGGCTTGGGTTCGGGGGCCTCCTGTCTTAAGACCAATGTCATGCTCAGAAGGCCAGGCCCCTCTGTGAACAGGATGAGGGACCCTTTCCTCACACTCATACTTGGGTTATGGGCTAAACAAACCGAGGCCACTGGGAAACATGTGAATCAGGCCAAGTCCAGGTCTGTCCTGGGCACATGTTGTCAGCACCCTGTGGAAGACTAGTCACTCCAACTACAACGTGGTGGCTGACTAATCCTGGAGGCGGTGCATCTGGGACAGCGCTGTCCCTAGCACAGGCTGATCGCCACCCTGGTTCTTACCCTGGAGGCCTCAGATTTAAAAGACTAACTGGACTGGAGCTGGAGCATTCCAGATGCTTATTACTGCACTCTTCAAGTTGGGGACAACTGTGCCCTCCAGGTCTTCCCCTTGGTGTGAGGGGCCAGGCCTGCAGTTAAGTGTGGGGTAGGTATTTTAGAATAGAGGTGTTTGTATTAGAAGTGGCTCCTGCCCCTCATCCTGCAAGTAAAAAGAAGATAACCTAACCCTGGTCTGAGTCACCAGTGGCTGTCCTTCTTTCCCAGTTAACCAAGACTGAGTTTTGTCTGTAAttttggagaaggaagaagaaggattGTTTGAGAAACCATAAAGGCCCAAATGCGTCAGCCACCACCTAGAACAGGACAAATTGGAACTAAAAGAGTTGGAAATATTCactttttccttattaaaaaagaCCTAACATTTGTAATGgtttaacaaaattattataatttcttttaaataacccACAGACACCCATGACGCTTCCAAATTTACAGAACAAAAAAGCATTCGAGAACTTGGTAGAAAACGATTTGTAGCTGGTTCCTCCTAGGAGCTGGCCCCTGAGGGCGGGCTCAGTTCACCTCCAGAACCTCAGTCTCCGGGAGGCCGAACTTGGTCTTGTGCTTGTCGAAGAGCTTCACCAGGGCCTCCATGTACATGCTGTGGTACAGGTCTATGTCCTGCTGGGTTGGGTGCTCCAGCTTGGGGATGGTGATGGGCTCACCCActgcagggatggggcagaggccTCTGGTTAGTCAATCCACTCGGGCCCCCCTGAGAGTCTACCATGATGTTGATAGCAGTGACCCTGCACTACGTGCCAaccatgtgccaggaactgtgtcaAACGTGCTCCACCTCAGGTTGTCCCTGTTACAGGGGAGAAGATGGGAGGCTCCAGGGCACGGGAAGGGACCTGCCTCAGGCCACACAGTCACTAAGCAGCAGGTGGGATCAACACTGGCTGCTCCGAAGGCACTCAGTTGGAAGGTCCCATGTAAGAGTTATGGGACCAAGTAATGGCTTTGCTCTTGGTCTGCTCCAGGCaagtcactttgcctctctgagcctcagttccctcacctgTCACATGGGGCTCCTTCCTCATAGGACTTTGATTAGGATTTTGAAATCATATGACATGCTTTGAAAAGTGTGCTGAGGGAGGAGGAGCCCAACATTCATACATCCAttcattgctttattttctgCATCTCCATATTCAACTCATCCCAAAGTCCTGGCAAAGACATTTCGGAAATATCTCCCAAGTGCATGCCCTTCTCTCATCACCACTGCCATTCCCTTCGTCCCTAGTGGCTACCACAGGGGCATCCCGCATTGGTCTTGTGGCTTCCATTTTTGACCCTTCTAACCCATTTTCTATCCAGTAGCCCAAGAATCACTTTAAAATGCAACTCTGAACCTCTCCTCCCCAAAGCCCTCAAGTAGCTTTCCATTCTTAAGGTGAAGAGCAAACTAGTTCACACTGCCCACAGGAGCCTGTCCCTCTCCAGCCACACGTGTGCATGGATATGTCCCTGCTGCCTCAGAGCGGTCAGACCTGTTATAGGATTTGCACATAACAAGAGTCAAGAGTGAGTCTGGGTCCTGTCACCCAAGATGCAGGCAGTTAGTCTTTGtacaaatacaaagcaaaacaccTGACCCTGATAACTCAAAGTATCTACATGAGCTTTGGCCCCTAAAGTCCATGGCTTGCGGCCTACACACTTTTGTGTGATCTCTGGcttgtgagacacacacacacacacacacacacacacacacacacccagaacaACACAGCTGAGGGACAAGTGCTGCCAGTTTTTGCTATACTTCTCAGAGGACTATGCTCCAGTCatgttgatgtttttctttctgttcctcaaaaatCTATACAATCTTGCTGCGGGAACTTCACTTAAGCTAATgtttctgacaaaaaaaaaaaaaaaaaacctctcttccTCCTATCTTTTGCTAGATAATTCCTATTCAGTTAGAAGTGGAAGAGTCACCGCTTCTCGGAGGTCCACTGCAACCCCCCAGAGCACCCTGTACGTTCCCCTCACACCGCCTCCTGGTCTTTGCTTGACAGACTGGTCTTCCTGATCTTCCCTGACAGACTCCTGGGCCCTGCAAACACGGACCGTTAAgtcttgttttctcatctggcGCTGCTTGGCTCACAGTGATGGAACTATCTCCACCCCCACTGGCCGTTCCCATCAGCACCCAAACATGTCCACAGCTGCATGGTTTAGAGCATGGACATCAGAGCCAGAGGGCCTGCATGTGAATCTTGACTCTACCACAAACTAGCAGTGGGGCACCTCGAGTTCAGGGGCCGCAGGCAGGGGAGCTCACCAATGGTAGTGATGGGCTTGGAGTAGGGCACCAGCCCCCAGGTGTCAGAGGAGAAGAGGCCTCGGCCATGGAAGATGCACGGGGCAAAGCCAATGTACTTCTGGAACTTCTTCTGGACCCATCGGCCCCAGGAGCCTTCTTCAAAGATCACCTGCTTGTATACTTCATTCTCCCCGAAGGAGTAGGTGGGAACCAGGTCAGCTCTGGAAGGGAGAAGCCAGAGTCAGTCACACCCTAACTGCTGGCCTCTGATCTCCCAGCAGCATGACTTATTGGCCCCAGGGCACAGTCTTGCACATGAGCTTGGCCTGTAGCCCACCTGCAGGAGCCCAGGAAACACAGGCTGCATCTCTGCCCCACTCAGACACTCAGGCTACACTTGGGCAAACTTGGTCTGAAGCTCTGGCATCCAACCTCTCCTCTCCCACAGGATGGCAAATTCCCATCTATGCCTTCCTGGGGTTTGGGCCTTGCTTCTAGGAGCAAGGAGTTGCTTTGTTTGGGCCAAACAAAGCTTTGGAGGgctgtgcatgcatgtgcatgctggtgtgcacgcgtgtgcatgtgtgtgcaggagGCACTTACCCGTGGCGTAGGGCCAGTTTTACAAAGCCCTTGCGATTGCGCAGAGTGACTGCGTTCTTGCCAGGCATGGAGCTCAGGGACTCGGCTGCACCCCCCACTACGATGATGATGGCATTGCCACTCCCATTCTTTGAAAGCAAGTAGTCTATGGTGTCCCTGTTCACAGGGCAAATGCCTGGCAGGGAGAAGGACATAGAGTCAGGGCTGCCCATAAATGCACTCCCTACCCCCTTCATACAGCCAAACATAAACAGAAAGAGCCCTGGCCTTAGGCTCCAGACCTAACCCAGCCACTAGAAGCTGTATGGCCCTGCATaagctatttctttttctgagccttggcttacttatgtgtaaaatggagataatgatacaAGGTTGTTTAGGGAACTTGTTCATTTGGCAAACATTCCCCGAGGTCCTAACACTGCCAGGCTattgctaggtgctggggatccCAGCGAATCAGGGTGGCAGGGGCCACAGGCCGGTGGATAAGGACAGATCCACAGAAAGTGATTAGGCTGTGCAAAGGGCAGCACAGGGGCTGGGTTGCCCAGAAAAGGAGTCAGAGCAAGCATCGTAGGGAAGATGTTATCGAAGGATGCATGAATGACCCTGCTCAGCCCTGACCCACCATGCCTATGGCCGACTGCACCTCTGAGCACAGGACCAGCCGCTGGGGCACAGTATATCGGCTTCCTGACCTCTCTATCACCTTGCTCAGTGGAAAGGCTCAGGCCTGGACAAGAGTGCAGCAGGGGCAGGCAGATTCTCACCTCCAGACATCAGGTATTCCCTCAGCACCGGCATCCGGAAGTTGCCGGCCAGCGTGGCCAGGTAGGGCCTTATGCCGGGGAACTTCTTGCTCACTTCTGTGGCCTCTGTGCTGAAGTTACAGAAGGCACCCAGGCCCATGATGCCATGGGGGTGGTATCCAAAGATGTAGTTCCTGGTGGTCAACAGGTTGTGTGTCTTCACCAGCTGCAGGGTAAAACTCAGGTCAGAGGAAACTGCCAGGAGAAGGGTACCCGGGCACGCCCAGGACTGCGTGTGTCATGCCCGATGAGACTCTGGGCCTGAAGGACCGGAGGGTCTCTGCACACCTGACCTCAGACTCTTGGCAATTGGCATTTAGACTGTGAGTccccaggaagggagggggaaactTTCTCTCTCATGCCCTTACTTCTCCAGCCAGACACAACAGGTGCCCTTATCTGTACCCTGCTCTCCTCCTGGACCCATTCTCCTCATCCAACCCCTGCCGCTCTCAGATAAAGAGGGGTGTCCAGTTTTCGTTGGGGTAAAGTCCACATCCTTCGGTTAGGGTAGAAAAGGGACAATGCAGCTGGCCTGAATGGAAACTTCCTTCCAGGCAGCAAGGCTCAGCTGCATTGCTGGGGAGTCAGGCAAGCAGTAGCCCTGTGCCGGccgcagtgggggtgggggatcagCTGTACGGCCAGGCAGCTGACCTGTGGTACTATCAACAAAGCTGGGATGCTCTGAAGAAGGACTGGCTTCCATGagggcctgccccctcccctggggctggtggcctggagggtggggtgggtggtatAGTTTCCCTATACCCTGAGGCACGTACCCAGCATTGCAAGGAACTTGGTAGGGGTAGAGGCACTGAAAGGGATGGAAAGCAAGGGCATTTGGCTCAGAAAACATCACTTCTTTTCTGATTAGACAAGTAATAAATAATcatagagcatttaaaaaatacaggaaaaggggcacctgggtggctcagttggttaagcgtcccactcttgatctcgcagtttgtgagttttagccccacatcgggctctgtgctaacagtgcagagcctgcttagaattctctctttctctctctctctctctctctctctgcttctcccccactctctctttctctctctttcaaaaataaataaacattttttaaaaaatacaggagaggcgcctggatggctcagtcagttaagcgtcccactttgacttaggtcctgatctcatggttcgtgggttcaagccctgtgtcagctctgtgctcacagcttggagcctggtgctctctctgtccttccccctttcacgctctgtctctctctcaaaaataaaaataaacattgacaaatttgtgtttaaatacagggaagtaaaaacaaaatccaaagtacCTGTCCTATCTCCAATCCTGATAAACCACTCTGATGTGTTGAATCCTTTTGTCACTCAAATACACacatgctcttttttaaaaaccacaaaattaaGGGCACATGGTTGATACCATTTTTCTACCAAGCATATCATAACTATTTTTCCTACCACGGTCCCTCATTAACATGTCTCTCAGGGCTGCATTATTCTGTCACACAGCTATGCTGTACAAAATAGAATTATAATCAAACTCCGATTGATGGATCTTTAAAAACCTTCTAAAATTTCCTTCAGAAAGAATGCTTCCATAAGTATCTTATTTTTGTCCACATATCTGATTGTTTGACAAACTTCTAGAAATACAATTCCTGGGTCAAAGGGTATGAACATTTTGGTCCTGTGGGCTGCCCTGCCTCTAGAGGGGTGGCACCGATAACATTCCTACTTGCTGTGTTTGAAAGTACCCACGTCCCTGCACTGGTGCCAGCTAGAGGCAAGGCATGGGCCAACGGCAGAATGTCAGGAGCCCGGATTTACCACGACTCCAGGTTTGGGAACCCCCATCTGAGGGAAGGATCTTGTGCTCAATCTGGGGCGAGGGGGTGCTGGTGGCTGGCCCTGGGAAGCTGACATCTGAAACTTCAGG
Proteins encoded in this window:
- the DGAT2 gene encoding diacylglycerol O-acyltransferase 2; this encodes MKTLIAAYSGVLRGTGSSILSALQDIFSVTWLNRSKVEKQLQVISVLQWVLSFLVLGVACSAILMYTFCTDCWLIAVLYFTWLAFDWNTPKKGGRRSQWVRNWAVWRYFRDYFPIQLVKTHNLLTTRNYIFGYHPHGIMGLGAFCNFSTEATEVSKKFPGIRPYLATLAGNFRMPVLREYLMSGGICPVNRDTIDYLLSKNGSGNAIIIVVGGAAESLSSMPGKNAVTLRNRKGFVKLALRHGADLVPTYSFGENEVYKQVIFEEGSWGRWVQKKFQKYIGFAPCIFHGRGLFSSDTWGLVPYSKPITTIVGEPITIPKLEHPTQQDIDLYHSMYMEALVKLFDKHKTKFGLPETEVLEVN